Part of the Anoplopoma fimbria isolate UVic2021 breed Golden Eagle Sablefish chromosome 4, Afim_UVic_2022, whole genome shotgun sequence genome, GCGATGTAGCATCCCGTGGCCACGAACAGAAGGGCCTGCCCGGCGCTGTGGGCGGAGTCCTGCGGCAGATCCCGCCCACCGTGGTCCGACCTTTAATAGTGGCCTCTGAAGCCACTTCCAATCTGCTCGGTGGCATGCGGAACCAGATCAAACCAGACGCCCGGAAGGAGGATTTCCTGAAGTGGCGCACAGAGGATGGTCAAGAATGATGACGACgacattttatatttgtctgtgtgatagagagagtgtgtgtggtgtgtgtgtgtgtgtgtgtgtgtgtgtgtgtgtgtgtgtgtgtgtgtgtgtgtgtgtgtgtgtgtgtgtgtgagagagtgagagattcTGATTTGGGAAAGTCTTAGTTATGGTAGCGAATCCAGGGTTTGaatgtgtatttgcatgtgtgtatggaCTAATGAGAGTCGGTGTGCGCTCCAATGCAAAAACAGAGCAATGACTAACGACTACTGCAATTACTGACACCCAGTGTTTTTATGTGGCTCCATCATACATTGACTTCACCAGATTTAATCTTTTCTGTTTTGCATTCAGCAAGAGCTCTCCTCATATTCCTCCCCTCAGTAATACGCCAGTCTGCAGAATCTCCTTACTGTCTGTGCAAACATATCACTGTCACTCTTCAACTGGCTTCTTTTTCAATACAACCAAGGATTATCACTCTCAAGGTTTTCTGTGATCATAAGACACAGATTGTGGGCACTTCATCTACTCTAAATTTTGCTTCTTGAAACAGTTTGTATTCTTATTTGAAGTAGTGATTTCACCTTCTTTCAAGGTCTGGAGAAAAAGTAGGAGCAAGAGGAGGGTGAACTTACCTTCTCTCTTGGTATTCTAATCCACCCATCACTAGCTGCAAACAGGGTACAGTGTGTGATAAACTGACACCTGATGTGACTCTTGCTTTTGTCTATTTGTTGTCCAGTGAAGCTCATATTGGAGACTCTGAGaatatttaaatgaagtgtCCTTTGCTAACACCCTCCAGATGGTTTTCAACACAACTTCACAACACCTTGTCATTGGTTCAGCTTTGGTCCCACTGTGCACCTGCTACTCTCAGCGCTGTTATTCGTGCCATAAACCTTGCAGAGTGCCCTTTTTAACTAGTCTGTATTGCCTTCCTCAAACCTGCACCCTTCATGCTACTGTACAAGTATTACACATTCTGGCTCATATGGATAAATACCTGACTGAGAACAAGCTTCCTGACTGAATAGAGATACAGATTACACAAAGCCTCTAAACTCTGTCGCGCATTGGATTCTTTTGAAGCTTCGCTAAGTTGGACTTCAGACGTCTGTAACTCACAATAAACTGTCCAGATGTCAGCCAGTGGTTTCTTCCTACTGCATTACAGCTCATTTGTGCTTCTGTTTCCATGAAGAGTTAGTCTGGGATCTGAATTGACTTACTCTGTCTTCAGAATCACTTTGCCCTCTTCTATAGTTGCCTTCCtgcattttttatgtttctttatttgttttttattctgttaaaaCATTAAGTATTGTCATACTCGTTTTCAAAATTAGATTTAAGAGGATGTGAATCTTGTGGCAACAGAGGATGAAAGATCGggggttttacatttttatcttgttatcTTTTGTTAAATAAGTGTAAGGGatttgtgtccctgtgtgtgtgtgtgtgtgtgtgtgtgtgtgtgtgtgtgtgtgcgtgagagagagaatgagttTGTGTGCGCGCATGATGCATGTCTGTGAGGGTGACAGGTGGGTGCTTGTTACATCTCTTGTGTGTGATTACTATTTACTATATCATAAACTGTATGAATGACCTGTATAATACAAAGACGAGGAGTACAcaaaattaatacaaaaaataaaaaatttgatTATAAAAAGTGAAAACCATCTTTGCCTGACATTTTTGCTGCTTatcaacaatacattttttgttaggGCTGTTATAGTTACACATAGGTTTACTCAAGTACCTTACTTAAGTAGCCTATAGTTTTGTGGCACTTGAaatttacttgaatattttaatttactttcaaaATCACCTCCATTACATTCCAGATACTGAATATTGACTTTAATTAACTTTTACCTCACtgcttttatttaataactgtaccctgcagattttttaaaagtaacatttttagaaacacaTGATCGACTAATGAGATATGACACATTGTTATAGTGAGAATACCAAAAACTACATGTAAtggttcatttgaaatgttaacatgttaatgcatcagtaaCAACAACCAAATCATGTTATAATCACGACAATATTGTgagaatactttttttgtaattgaatgaatgattttttacttgtaatgggGCAGGTTTGAGTTTTATGCCTACAGTAGTTAAACTTGGGTTACAGTTAACAATCTGAACACTACTTCCGCTGCTGGTTATTGTCAATATTACCTAAAATCtaaaatgattgtatttaaaGTGAATAACAATAAAGGgactactacaaagagacatattGATACTGTATTTACAAAAGCTAAATAAGGGCTGTTGCCTAGGAACCGACGGGAGTGGAGTTACAGTTTCGGGGACCTCTTTTAGCGATGCAACAACGGCACTTCCGGTCCACATGTAAACGTTACAGCGTGATTTAAACGTAAATTAAAGACTCGCTATCTGTGTACATTTACTATAAAACTATCTGTCAACCAGTAACAGTTGTTTGTCAGAATGAAGCTGCTCACGCACAACATGTTGACATCTCACGTGAAGGGAGTCACCAAAGGATACCCGCTGCTCATCAAGGTAAACTGTCAACACCCGACGAGCTACATGCTAACGCTAACTCTTAATACACAATgtcctgctgtgttttctgtttgagcTCATTGCTACTTGAACTGTATCACTTAACACGTGCAGGTTGGATTCTCTTACAAAAACTGCAGAGATAGATTGTTATAAAACATGCAAATCTCGATTAGATTACACCCGTAGCTTTATATCCTTACATACATTGGATTTCAATATCATTTCAATGATGAACAGTTTGATACTTCTGTGGTCAAAATCATTTAATTTGAGTGTCTGAATTCTCAGtgtgaaatatattatatagtgCCCTCAAAAATACCCTTTATGGAAATAGCAAACTTACCATGTAAGCTACAGTCTTTACTAAAAACGCCATGCTTAAGATGTGTAAATGACACCTATGTGACATTATACTGTACCTGTTAGTAACTAGATAACAGATATTGCATCATGAACAAATGGCAGAGgaagttattttgaagttagGACTGCTAGTGTTTGAGGCCCCTGCATTTCTACACTAATAGACTGTGTTGATTCCTCCcgattttgttttctttgtgcagGCAACTGAGGTGAAGGTGAATGAGGTGGACTTCAACCCTCAGTTTGTCAGCCGGATGATCCCCAAGCTGGAGTGGAGCGCTCTGGTCCAGGCTGCAGATGAGGTGAGTCAGATCCTTTAATAGctcacattgtaaacatgaatacCAGTACTATTTTGGAGCATTCTAGAGAGAAATTGTAAAGCTTACTAGTAAGAAAAATAATAGCAAGAAAATCAGTATACAGTTAACAGTATTCCATTACCGAGGTGTTGGGTGTtatgtcattgtgtttttatttctctacgGTCTTGTTAACCAGCAGGTGGAGATTATGTCATCGTCTCTTCTGCCACCCAGTAACATCCACTAATTAATTTACAACTGCCCAGTTTAAAAACTTGTTACTatatcttttctctctttagttGGGTCAACGGCAAGACCTGCCGGGTGAGCTGGTGCCAGAATACGAGAACAACGAAGAATTCCTGAAGAAAGTGCACAGAGTGCTATTAGAGGTAAGAAGCTCACAGTcgttcctgtttgtgtttttgactgcAGGGTATTTAAAACAACAGAGTGTAGTTACAGGATGCACATGATGAATTAGTTATTGTTTGGCCCGTAACAAACTATCCTCATTATCTGTTACTCTGGAGATTGATTAAATTACCTTATTTATCTTTTGGTCTTATAAATagtgaaattgtttttgttgacatcatcagatgtcttattttgtccaaccaacGGTCCAAGACGCAAAGATATTTGATTTacaattataaaaacaacaaatacactcattggagaagctggaacgagagaatgtttggcatttttacttaaaaatgacCGAAACCATCGATCCATTATcaaaaaagatcattttttgtTGATCGACTAATCAATGTACGGACTGCTTGCTGCGGCTGTTTTTTTCCCGCCATGGTTACAGAGAGCTCGTTTCGGGGCAAATATTTTAATTCACAGGTTGATGTGGCTCTTTGATTaaattttttaataaaacccacacacatacatgaaacgattttttttaaagttaggAAACGGTGTGTTGGTCCTTCTGTGTGGAGGAACCACTTCTACATTCTTGATATTATTTGCCATGTTGATTCCAGCAGTGTTTTCTATTCTTGTTTCACTTAACACAGTAAATGAATCAATAAGATAGTTATGGGATGTATTTGTTTAGAACACATAAGTACTTATTTTggatcaaacaacaaaaactctTGACTCTCAGTAACATAGGAAGGTACAGTCGGCACTTCACATCCTGTTTCTATTACTGGCAATAGCAATTAGCAGCAAAGCTTTCATGTGGTTGTTTACTGCACAGTGTCTTGTTTTTCATTACTGCACCACGTCCATTCAGCGGAAGACAGTGCCATTTATCTAGAGATGAAACACAGGAACTAAAATACTTTAGTTTGAGACACTATTCTAATGAACATAGCATGTTGGCTCCAAGACATTGCGAAAAATCTTTGGCATTAATGGTAAACAGGCTGCACTTATATGGTGCTTTACACTTTGCCTCTCACCAACACACTGATGGTGACAGAGGATCCAGGGATCGCACCATCAACCCTGTGATTAGTGGACGACCTGCTCTTCCTCccgagccacagccgcccgctATGTCATAGCCACTTTGTGCTGCAATGACAGCCTCCATTGTTCTGGGAAGATTTTCCAAAGGATTTTGGAGCCTtgctgcagggatttgctcccattcaGCCACAAGAGCATCAGTGAGGTCCAATACTGGTTCCAGTTCATCTCAAAGTTGTTGGATGAAGTAGAGGTCAGGGCTCTATGCAAGTCAGTTGATGTTGGAAAAatgtgttgaatgcatttccttcctcataaaacaagACTATTTTAAGTTCTTCATTGTTTACATTAAGGTTAACTTTCTTGcagtcttcctcctcttcactgccTCCTTTAACATAGTGCTGCATTTCTTGGTGCATTACAGTCACCTGTGGATCATTGTAGTGTGAAGCCAGTGGCAGGACTGTGTACGGTATAGGATGAACAAAACAAGGGCACACACTATAAAAACCACTGCTTGTGGTCAGAAACTCCATAGGGTACCATTAGTGGTGAGGTACTAAAAAAACCAGATTCATTAGGATTTAGGTGGTGGCCTCACAGGTTTCATGTAATGCTGACAGGTGTTGATTGGGCTGGTAACTTCAGCCTACTTATAGTCTATTAAGTTACACAACCATTATTAAACTGTCTTTGCAAAATCATatcttttgtctttaaatggACCACATCCCACTGTTCACTGTAGGATTTAAGATTTTCCGTAATTGGAAATAATCCGGGGACAAACCAAAAGTATGCCGACACTCTTGGCCATGCAGTATATTTTGCTCTACGGTGACATCCAGTGGCAGCCTCTCATCTCTCatcttggttgtgtgttttgcagGTGGAGGTGATAGAAGGCTGCCTGCGGTGCCCTGAATCAGGACGAGAGTTCCCCATCTCCAGAGGAATCCCCAACATGCTGCTGAGCGAGGACGAGGTGTAGATGGCAGCTTCACGAAGCCAACGGTTCTCACACGCAACCTCACCCCAAGCTGTCACTCAGATGGGATTGTGGGTattcagagagaagagagaggctgGACTTAAGTTGGTGCCATGAGAACCGCACTTGGTTGATTGTTGTTGTGACATTCAAGTGGCTGTTGCTGCCAATAGAAGAATAACAGATGGAAATGTTCCCAGCGTAACCCCCAGTggttttatctgtatttatttttgttactgtttgggttcactttttttttttctttttcaataaaactgTCCTGATTTCCACGACAGCCACTATTGTTTTAGGTTTTTGTGGAAAATCTGGATTCACTTATATTACAGACATGGTAACATATCTAAAACATCCGAGGCTCCATGAGTGAGAGGCAGGCTCTGAACCCCATCTCGCCCTCTCTCAAGGTTTAAGAAAGTGCTGAGGGCCAGATGACGTGGCAGTGGCTTGTCTATATTTGGCTTTGAGGAAAAGAGGCAGGAAAAAAGAAGGCAGGCTGGAAGTTGTTTTTGAGGaagtcagtcttttttttttttttttttttttttttttttttcatgccacACTttacagcgcacacacacacacacacacacaaaaaacccacCTGGGAGGGCTGCTGTGATCTGAGATTCCCCACTGTGTATCTGGTCTTTTAAAGGAAGAGTTGAAGTCCACCTAGACAACGTAAGTGTCTTTCTAGTCGGTAAGATGGTGCAGCACCAAGTTCTAACAAGAGCCTGTTTGTTTCGCAGGCGGTGTTATCATTTTTAGAAACCTTGCCAGGGCAGACGATGAAGGGGGGGTTTGCCCTGACCAGAAAGCCTTGAGGCAGCCTGAGTCTCTCCTACCTTTCCCTTCTACTTAGAGCAATTACAGGCCTCCACCCGCAACTATAATAATGGTATAATGGGATGGCAGCAGAGCAGCAATAAAAACCAACCCTGACAGATTAACAGCCCTCTCCAAGTTCTGAGCTGTAATTAACAATGAGACCgaaagaggaacagagaggaaagaaagggcCCAGATTGAAAGCtagaaaagataaagataaaaagggATGGGTTGTGGAGGGATTTTAATAAAATTAGAATAAGCCTTAAATGTGGATGAGTGAGTCTATGATCCTAACTAAAGCTGCATTTTCAAAACACCGGCATGTACTTATGGATTATCCCCATCttctattttataattttaatgtttaaaggtttatttcgtcatttttgtaaatatgctTCTTGGCTTGTGTGCAGTAAATGTTCAGCTCCTGCTGATTCActctgttagcttagctt contains:
- the trmt112 gene encoding multifunctional methyltransferase subunit TRM112-like protein; protein product: MKLLTHNMLTSHVKGVTKGYPLLIKATEVKVNEVDFNPQFVSRMIPKLEWSALVQAADELGQRQDLPGELVPEYENNEEFLKKVHRVLLEVEVIEGCLRCPESGREFPISRGIPNMLLSEDEV